A stretch of the Psychroserpens sp. Hel_I_66 genome encodes the following:
- the tuf gene encoding elongation factor Tu has product MAKATFDRSKPHLNIGTIGHVDHGKTTLTAAITKVLADAGLSEARSFDQIDNAPEEKERGITINTSHVEYATANRHYAHVDCPGHADYVKNMVTGAAQMDGAILVVAATDGPMPQTREHILLGRQVGIPRIVVFMNKVDMVDDEELLELVEMEIRDLLSFYEYDGDNGPVIAGSALGALNGEQKWVDTVMELMEAVDNWIEEPVRDMDKPFLMPIEDVFSITGRGTVATGRIETGVANTGDPVEIIGMGAEKLNSTITGIEMFRQILNRGEAGDNAGILLRGIEKSQISRGMVITKPGSVTPHAKFKAEVYILKKEEGGRHTPFHNNYRPQFYVRTTDVTGNIMLPDGVEMVMPGDNLTITVDLIQPIAMNVGLRFAIREGGRTVGAGQVTEILD; this is encoded by the coding sequence ATGGCAAAGGCAACTTTCGATCGTTCAAAACCACACCTTAACATAGGTACTATTGGACACGTAGATCACGGTAAAACAACTTTAACTGCTGCTATTACTAAAGTATTAGCTGATGCAGGTTTATCTGAAGCAAGATCATTCGATCAAATTGATAACGCTCCAGAAGAAAAAGAAAGAGGTATCACAATTAATACATCACACGTTGAATATGCAACAGCAAATCGTCATTACGCTCACGTTGACTGTCCAGGTCACGCCGATTACGTAAAGAACATGGTTACTGGTGCTGCTCAAATGGATGGTGCGATCCTAGTGGTAGCTGCTACAGATGGTCCAATGCCACAAACTCGTGAGCATATCCTTTTAGGACGTCAGGTTGGTATTCCAAGAATTGTTGTATTCATGAATAAAGTGGATATGGTTGATGATGAGGAATTACTAGAATTAGTAGAAATGGAAATTAGAGATTTATTATCTTTCTATGAATATGATGGTGATAATGGACCTGTAATTGCTGGTTCTGCTTTAGGAGCACTTAACGGTGAACAAAAGTGGGTTGATACAGTAATGGAATTGATGGAAGCTGTTGATAACTGGATTGAAGAGCCTGTTCGTGATATGGATAAGCCTTTCTTAATGCCAATTGAAGATGTATTCTCAATTACTGGTCGTGGAACTGTTGCTACAGGTCGTATTGAAACAGGAGTTGCTAATACAGGTGATCCAGTTGAGATCATTGGTATGGGTGCTGAAAAATTAAACTCTACTATAACAGGTATTGAAATGTTCCGTCAAATCCTTAACAGGGGTGAGGCTGGAGATAATGCTGGTATCCTATTAAGAGGTATTGAGAAGTCTCAAATCTCTAGAGGTATGGTAATTACTAAGCCAGGATCTGTAACACCACACGCTAAATTTAAAGCTGAGGTTTATATCCTTAAAAAAGAAGAAGGTGGACGTCATACTCCATTTCATAACAACTACCGTCCACAGTTTTACGTTCGTACAACTGACGTAACTGGAAACATTATGCTTCCTGATGGAGTTGAAATGGTAATGCCTGGAGATAACCTTACTATTACTGTTGATTTAATCCAACCAATTGCAATGAACGTAGGGTTACGTTTTGCAATCCGTGAAGGAGGTAGAACAGTAGGTGCTGGTCAGGTTACTGAAATTTTAGACTAA
- the rpsU gene encoding 30S ribosomal protein S21, translated as MLIIPVKEGENIDRALKRYKRKFVKTTVKNQLQERKQFTKPSVARRSQIQKAQYIQGLRDQETI; from the coding sequence ATGTTAATAATTCCAGTAAAAGAAGGAGAAAATATAGATAGAGCGTTAAAACGTTACAAACGCAAGTTTGTTAAGACAACGGTTAAAAACCAGTTGCAAGAACGCAAGCAATTTACAAAGCCTTCCGTAGCGCGTAGATCGCAAATTCAAAAAGCACAGTATATTCAAGGTCTTAGAGATCAAGAAACAATATAA
- the secE gene encoding preprotein translocase subunit SecE produces MAGIINYIKESFDELRNNVSWPTLAEAQSLTVLVAVFSIIFSLAIWGVDTVFSKVIKAYFNLM; encoded by the coding sequence ATGGCAGGAATTATTAATTACATAAAAGAATCTTTTGACGAGTTAAGAAACAACGTGTCATGGCCAACATTGGCCGAAGCACAAAGTTTAACTGTATTGGTTGCTGTATTTTCAATAATATTCTCATTGGCTATTTGGGGAGTTGATACTGTTTTTAGTAAAGTGATTAAGGCTTACTTTAATTTAATGTAA
- a CDS encoding tyrosine-type recombinase/integrase encodes MAFNAFSDYLLLEKNYSKLTLRAYTSDLEEFRNFISEEFNTVIIDDVNYQQIRNWIVHLVEKGITNRSINRKVSSLNTYFKFLIKTKDIEVNPLSKHKALKISKEVQVPFSQSEMQEALAQLDSQTGFEAIRNKLIIELFYATGIRRIELVQLKLTDVDLSNKTLKVLGKRNKERYIPLLDSVIETIKSYSEERNKLEIISDKPYLFLTKKGVKIYETLVYRIINNYFSKVSSKVKRSPHILRHSFATHLLNQGANLNAVKELLGHSSLAATQVYTHNSIAELKKVYSNTHPRSKN; translated from the coding sequence ATGGCTTTTAATGCATTCTCAGATTATTTATTGCTAGAAAAAAATTATTCTAAACTAACTTTGAGGGCTTATACTTCAGACTTAGAAGAATTTAGAAATTTCATTTCCGAAGAATTTAATACTGTTATTATTGATGATGTCAACTACCAACAAATAAGAAATTGGATAGTTCATCTCGTAGAAAAAGGAATTACAAACCGCAGCATCAATAGAAAAGTATCTTCACTTAACACATATTTCAAATTTCTAATAAAAACGAAGGATATTGAGGTTAACCCATTGTCAAAGCACAAAGCATTAAAGATCAGTAAGGAAGTACAAGTGCCATTTTCACAATCTGAAATGCAAGAAGCACTTGCCCAACTTGATTCTCAAACTGGTTTTGAAGCCATACGTAATAAACTCATCATAGAGTTGTTTTATGCTACAGGAATTCGTCGTATTGAACTTGTACAGCTAAAACTTACCGATGTTGATTTGTCAAATAAAACCTTAAAAGTATTAGGTAAGAGAAATAAGGAGCGATATATACCATTACTAGACTCTGTTATAGAGACAATAAAATCTTATTCTGAAGAAAGAAATAAACTTGAAATAATTAGTGATAAACCCTATTTGTTTTTAACAAAAAAAGGAGTTAAAATTTATGAAACTCTTGTTTACAGAATTATAAATAACTACTTTAGTAAGGTATCTTCAAAAGTAAAAAGAAGTCCGCATATATTAAGGCACTCATTTGCGACTCATTTACTTAATCAAGGTGCAAATTTAAATGCTGTAAAAGAACTTCTTGGTCATTCAAGCTTAGCAGCAACTCAAGTTTATACTCATAATAGTATTGCAGAGTTGAAAAAAGTGTATTCTAATACACATCCAAGAAGCAAAAATTAA
- a CDS encoding carboxypeptidase-like regulatory domain-containing protein: MKNKIVDFSTLMPIESASIYVKNTTIGTVSNSDGRFLLQVPQEFATDTLIISSIGFKSFKVPVNEFDNSAEIYLDADVASLDEIVLVAETRPKTGNEIVLKAMQKLEVNLPDSSYIQKGFLRHKERNKIEFKWLIESAITVYDSGYGSNSAEYLKVNVDQMRKSYDLRDVDSIFSYVSYKNQNSFKNRLKPKDVRRSQLKTEELVKSIKWNDNRVNGLQNIFQGKLNLLRNANDAKALFGENILDKHQFELDTILVDNDRKIYKIKISESKDLVDLETKGIFNAGYAANGWLYIYYDNYAIKKIEYELVAASEAQKVRSKRLFDTQVNHKLVMTYMEYQDKMYPNYIYYETPKLVNVGFKSDEKVTDEEKERYNKEERYYYTVQEILFSEIILDKETIQMAMDKEWDMDIFSPKPYDKSFWKNYNILLESEEDEKLIGDLSRKASLYKD; the protein is encoded by the coding sequence TACCACAAGAGTTTGCAACAGATACGTTGATTATATCTTCAATAGGTTTCAAAAGTTTTAAAGTACCGGTAAATGAGTTTGATAATTCTGCGGAAATTTACTTGGATGCAGATGTCGCTTCACTAGATGAAATAGTCCTAGTGGCAGAAACACGCCCAAAAACAGGAAACGAAATCGTACTCAAGGCAATGCAAAAGCTGGAAGTTAATTTACCAGATTCCTCATACATTCAAAAAGGTTTTCTTCGACACAAAGAGCGAAATAAGATAGAATTTAAATGGCTTATAGAAAGTGCGATCACAGTTTATGATTCTGGATATGGCTCTAATAGCGCAGAGTATTTAAAAGTGAACGTTGACCAAATGCGTAAGAGTTATGATCTTAGGGATGTGGACAGTATTTTCTCCTATGTGTCCTATAAAAATCAAAATTCATTTAAAAACAGATTAAAGCCAAAAGATGTTAGAAGAAGTCAATTAAAAACCGAAGAGCTTGTAAAATCCATCAAATGGAATGACAATAGAGTAAACGGACTTCAAAACATATTTCAAGGCAAATTAAACTTGTTGCGTAATGCCAACGATGCAAAAGCTTTGTTTGGAGAGAATATCTTAGACAAGCACCAATTTGAACTCGACACAATACTTGTTGATAACGACCGCAAGATCTATAAAATTAAAATTTCAGAAAGCAAAGACCTTGTCGATCTGGAAACTAAAGGCATATTCAATGCAGGCTATGCTGCCAACGGGTGGTTGTACATTTATTATGATAACTACGCCATTAAAAAAATAGAGTATGAGCTTGTTGCAGCTTCCGAAGCACAAAAAGTAAGAAGTAAGCGACTGTTTGATACGCAAGTGAATCATAAATTGGTGATGACCTATATGGAGTATCAAGATAAAATGTATCCTAACTATATATATTACGAAACTCCAAAACTTGTTAATGTAGGTTTCAAGTCTGACGAAAAAGTTACAGATGAAGAGAAAGAGCGTTATAATAAAGAAGAGCGATATTACTACACGGTTCAAGAGATTTTATTTTCTGAAATTATATTGGATAAAGAGACCATCCAAATGGCAATGGATAAAGAGTGGGATATGGATATCTTTTCTCCAAAACCATATGACAAGTCGTTCTGGAAAAACTACAATATTCTTTTAGAAAGCGAAGAAGATGAAAAGCTTATTGGGGACCTGAGCAGAAAAGCGTCGCTTTATAAAGATTAA
- the nusG gene encoding transcription termination/antitermination protein NusG, which translates to MSETSVNKKWYVVRAVSGQENKIKTYIENEISRLGLEDFVDQVLVPTEKVIQIRNGKKINKERVYFPGYIMIQANLSGEIPHIIKSITNVIGFLGETKGGDPVPLRQSEVNRMLGKVDELSVDADSNMAIPYTIGETVKVIDGPFNGFDGTVEKINEEKRKLEVMVKIFGRKTPLELSYMQVDKVK; encoded by the coding sequence ATGTCTGAAACTAGTGTAAATAAAAAATGGTATGTTGTTAGGGCTGTAAGTGGTCAGGAAAACAAAATCAAAACGTATATCGAGAATGAAATTTCTAGATTAGGTTTAGAAGATTTTGTGGATCAAGTATTGGTTCCAACAGAAAAAGTTATCCAAATTCGTAATGGTAAGAAGATAAATAAAGAACGTGTTTATTTTCCTGGTTATATTATGATTCAGGCAAACTTAAGTGGAGAAATTCCCCATATTATCAAATCTATTACAAATGTAATTGGTTTTTTAGGAGAAACAAAAGGAGGAGATCCTGTTCCGTTAAGACAATCTGAAGTAAACAGGATGTTAGGTAAAGTAGATGAATTATCTGTAGATGCCGATTCTAATATGGCAATACCTTATACGATTGGTGAGACAGTTAAAGTAATAGATGGACCTTTTAATGGCTTTGATGGTACTGTCGAAAAGATAAATGAAGAAAAGCGTAAACTTGAAGTAATGGTTAAGATCTTCGGAAGAAAAACTCCATTAGAGTTAAGTTATATGCAAGTTGATAAAGTAAAATAA
- the rplJ gene encoding 50S ribosomal protein L10 translates to MTRQEKSQVIEELTAQLADNPNIYIADISGLNAGNTSDLRRACYKANVKLNVVKNTLLTKAMEASERDFGALPTVLKGNTSVMYSETGNAPAKVIKNFRKKSDKPLLKGAFIEEAIYIGDDQLDMLVDIKSKEEVIGDIIGLLQSPAKNVISALKSGGSTIAGLIKTLSEKEG, encoded by the coding sequence ATGACAAGACAAGAAAAATCACAAGTAATTGAAGAGTTAACTGCTCAACTAGCAGATAATCCAAATATTTATATAGCAGATATCTCTGGACTAAATGCAGGTAACACTTCAGATTTGCGTCGTGCTTGTTACAAAGCAAACGTAAAATTAAATGTAGTAAAAAATACATTATTAACTAAAGCTATGGAGGCTTCAGAAAGAGATTTCGGAGCACTTCCAACAGTTTTAAAAGGTAATACCTCTGTAATGTATTCTGAAACTGGTAATGCTCCAGCTAAAGTTATTAAAAACTTCCGTAAAAAATCTGATAAGCCTTTGCTTAAAGGAGCCTTTATTGAAGAAGCAATATACATTGGTGACGACCAATTAGACATGTTAGTAGATATCAAGTCTAAAGAAGAAGTTATTGGAGATATTATTGGATTATTACAATCACCAGCTAAGAATGTTATTTCAGCCCTTAAGTCAGGCGGTAGCACAATAGCAGGTTTAATCAAAACATTATCCGAAAAAGAAGGATAA
- the rplA gene encoding 50S ribosomal protein L1, which translates to MAITKNKKEAQAKVEKNKLYSLEEASALLKDITYTKFDASVDLAVRLGVDPRKANQMVRGVVSLPHGTGKDMKVLALVTPDKEEEAKAAGADYVGLDEYLEKIKNGWTDVDVIVTMPAIMGKLGPLGRVLGPRGLMPNPKTGTVTMDVAKAVAEVKAGKIDFKVDKTGIIHAPIGKASFSADKLKENALELLTTLNKLKPTASKGIYMKSIYMSSTMSPSIAIDPKFA; encoded by the coding sequence ATGGCAATTACAAAAAACAAAAAAGAAGCTCAAGCTAAAGTAGAGAAGAATAAACTATATTCTCTTGAAGAAGCTTCAGCATTATTAAAAGATATTACCTATACAAAGTTTGATGCCTCTGTTGATTTAGCAGTAAGGTTGGGGGTTGATCCTCGTAAAGCAAATCAAATGGTAAGAGGCGTAGTGTCTCTTCCACACGGTACAGGTAAAGACATGAAAGTTCTAGCATTAGTTACTCCAGATAAAGAGGAAGAAGCTAAAGCTGCAGGAGCTGATTATGTAGGACTAGATGAATACCTCGAAAAAATTAAAAATGGTTGGACAGACGTTGACGTTATCGTTACTATGCCAGCTATCATGGGTAAATTAGGTCCATTAGGTAGAGTGTTAGGACCAAGAGGTCTTATGCCAAACCCAAAGACGGGAACAGTTACTATGGATGTTGCTAAAGCAGTTGCTGAAGTTAAAGCTGGTAAAATTGATTTTAAAGTTGATAAAACGGGAATTATTCATGCTCCAATAGGTAAAGCATCATTTAGTGCTGATAAACTAAAAGAAAATGCATTGGAACTTTTAACTACTTTAAACAAATTGAAACCGACTGCTTCAAAAGGTATTTACATGAAAAGTATTTACATGTCTAGTACAATGAGCCCGAGTATAGCAATTGATCCAAAATTCGCATAA
- a CDS encoding alpha-amylase — protein MKNLKFIGLAMVMSMLFNCEKEDITTLEEPSQNNQIKETSDTSVQRAGLKPIGQGVMMQAFYWDVPGGGNWWNTLNGKVADWSNAGIDAIWLPPVSKAQNGPFSMGYDPFDYFDFGEYNQMGSTETRFGSRTELTRMINTAHQNGLSVIADIVINHNSGGDSESNVYTGGNTYTDFNPMSGNFYRSSGDFHANNIHSNDSGIFGGFPDLCHHQNYVQDWLWKNPNSVAKYYRDVIGFDGWRFDYVKGFEPWVVKDWKNEVGGFSVGEYWDSNVSTLDWWTGAAEVSAFDFACYYKMKDAFMGNNLNALNDNMLWKQNASKAVTFVANHDTDEIINNKILAYAYILTHEGYPTIFYRDYEEWLNKERLNNLIWIHNNLAGGTTSILHVDTDEYVAKRNGSGGPGLVVYINNSNTWQERWVETNWSNTVIKDYTGHSGWEPTTQSGKWVKIQAPPKSYSVWSVK, from the coding sequence ATGAAAAACCTCAAATTTATTGGCTTAGCAATGGTAATGTCAATGCTTTTCAACTGTGAAAAAGAAGACATCACAACACTAGAAGAGCCTTCCCAGAACAACCAGATTAAAGAAACAAGTGACACATCTGTGCAGCGCGCAGGACTAAAGCCTATTGGGCAAGGTGTAATGATGCAAGCGTTCTATTGGGATGTTCCAGGTGGCGGGAACTGGTGGAACACTCTAAATGGAAAAGTAGCAGATTGGAGCAATGCAGGTATAGATGCCATTTGGCTTCCGCCTGTTTCTAAAGCTCAAAACGGACCTTTCTCAATGGGATATGATCCTTTTGATTATTTTGATTTTGGAGAATACAACCAAATGGGAAGTACAGAAACGCGTTTTGGGTCCAGAACAGAATTAACTAGAATGATTAACACAGCACACCAAAACGGTTTAAGTGTAATTGCCGATATTGTGATTAACCATAACAGTGGTGGAGATAGTGAATCTAACGTTTATACGGGAGGAAATACGTACACAGATTTTAATCCTATGTCTGGTAACTTCTATAGATCATCTGGAGATTTCCACGCAAATAACATTCACTCAAATGATAGTGGAATATTTGGAGGTTTTCCAGATTTGTGCCATCATCAAAACTATGTACAGGATTGGTTATGGAAGAATCCAAATAGTGTCGCAAAATACTATAGAGACGTTATCGGTTTTGACGGTTGGCGTTTTGATTACGTAAAAGGTTTTGAGCCATGGGTCGTAAAAGATTGGAAAAACGAAGTAGGTGGTTTCTCGGTTGGAGAATATTGGGACAGTAATGTGTCAACCCTAGATTGGTGGACAGGTGCTGCGGAAGTGAGTGCATTTGACTTTGCATGTTACTATAAAATGAAAGACGCCTTTATGGGTAATAATTTAAATGCACTTAACGACAATATGCTTTGGAAGCAAAATGCCTCTAAAGCAGTAACATTTGTAGCAAATCACGACACAGACGAAATTATTAATAATAAAATCTTGGCCTATGCCTATATTTTGACGCATGAAGGTTATCCAACAATATTTTACCGAGATTATGAAGAGTGGTTAAATAAAGAACGTTTAAATAACCTAATTTGGATTCATAACAATCTCGCAGGTGGCACAACCTCTATACTTCATGTAGATACAGATGAATATGTGGCGAAAAGAAATGGGTCTGGAGGACCAGGTTTGGTAGTTTACATCAATAATTCAAATACTTGGCAAGAGCGCTGGGTAGAAACAAATTGGTCAAACACCGTTATAAAAGATTATACAGGTCATTCAGGTTGGGAGCCAACGACACAATCTGGTAAGTGGGTAAAAATACAAGCCCCACCCAAGAGTTATTCAGTATGGTCGGTCAAATAA
- the rplK gene encoding 50S ribosomal protein L11, with protein MAKELGKVVKLQVRGGAANPSPPVGPALGAAGVNIMEFCKQFNARTQDKPGKVLPVVISVYKDKSFDFVIKTPPAAVQLLEAAKVKKGSGEPNRKKIAKVTWDQVKAIAEDKMVDLNAFEIDSAMKMVAGTARSMGITVKGGEAPN; from the coding sequence ATGGCAAAAGAATTAGGTAAAGTAGTTAAATTACAAGTAAGGGGAGGTGCAGCGAATCCGTCGCCACCGGTTGGACCCGCTTTAGGAGCTGCTGGAGTTAATATCATGGAATTCTGTAAGCAATTCAACGCTAGAACGCAGGATAAACCTGGTAAAGTTCTTCCGGTTGTAATATCAGTTTACAAAGACAAGTCTTTCGACTTTGTTATTAAAACTCCTCCAGCTGCAGTACAATTATTGGAAGCAGCCAAAGTAAAAAAAGGATCTGGTGAACCGAACAGGAAAAAAATAGCAAAAGTAACTTGGGATCAAGTGAAAGCTATTGCAGAAGATAAAATGGTTGATTTAAATGCTTTTGAAATCGATTCAGCTATGAAAATGGTTGCAGGAACAGCAAGATCAATGGGAATCACAGTTAAAGGTGGAGAAGCACCTAACTAA
- the hpf gene encoding ribosome hibernation-promoting factor, HPF/YfiA family — translation MKVNTQSVNFNADRKLIDFIQKRMDKLDLFYDKVIQSDVYLKVENTSDKENKIFEARVKVPGDSFIVKKQCKTFEEGTDMAVSSLERQLKRRKEKLRAYM, via the coding sequence ATGAAAGTAAACACTCAATCTGTAAATTTCAACGCAGACAGAAAGCTAATTGATTTCATACAAAAAAGAATGGACAAATTAGATTTGTTCTATGACAAGGTCATACAGTCTGATGTGTATTTAAAAGTAGAGAATACAAGTGATAAAGAAAATAAAATCTTTGAAGCTAGAGTAAAAGTACCAGGAGATAGTTTTATTGTAAAAAAGCAATGTAAGACCTTTGAAGAAGGAACGGATATGGCAGTTTCATCATTAGAAAGACAGCTAAAACGTAGAAAAGAGAAATTAAGAGCATATATGTGA